In the bacterium genome, CAGGCTTCCTTGTTCGGGCAGGGAGACATAGGGCGGATTGGAGACCAGCAGATCGTGCCCCTCCCCGGGCCAGGCCTGCAGCAGGTTCAGCTGGCGGAACTCGATGCGCGAGGCCACGCCGTTGCGCTCCGCGTTGCCGCGCGCCACCTCCAGGGCCTCCCGGCTGCTGTCCACGGCCAGGATCCGGCAGTCGGGCAGCTCCTGGGCCAGGCTGATCGCCACGCAGCCCGATCCCGTCCCGGCGTCGAGGATGCGCAGGCCGGGACGGCCGGCCTCGTGGGCGAGGACCAGCTCGACCAGCTCCTCCGTCTCGGGACGCGGGATCAGCACGCGCGAATCCACCCGCAGCTCCGCCCGGCGGAAGGGCTGGTCGCCCAGGATGTACTGCAGGGGCTCCCCGGCCGCCCTCCGGCGCAGCAGATTCCGCAGCCGCTCCCGCTCGGCCCCGCCCACCGGCCGGTCGTGCTGCAAGTAGAGGTCGAGGCGCCGGCAACCCAGCACCCGGGCCGCCAGCTCGTCCGCCTCGCGCGCCGCGTTCGCCACACCCTTGGCCGCCAGCCAGTCGCGCGAAAGCCTCAAGAGGGCACCCAGGTCGGGGGGCGGGGCCGTCACGCCGCGTCCGGTCCGGGCCGTTCCAGGCGTTCCTTCAGGTCGGCCAGGCGCAAGGCGTCCAGCAGCTCGAGGAGGTCCCCCTCCATCACGCGGTCCAGCTTGTAGAGGGTCAGGTTGATGCGGTGGTCGGTGACCCGGTTCTGGGGAAAATTGTAGGTGCGGATCTTGGCGCTGCGGTCCCCCGTCGAGACCTGGCTGCGCCGCTCCGTGTCCTGGCGGGCCTTCTCCTCGGCCAGGCGGGCGTCATAGAGGCGGCTGCGCAGGACCTTGAGCGCCTTGTCCTTGTTCTTGTGCTGGCTCTTCTCGTCCTGGCAGGTCACGACCAGGCCGGTGGGCAGGTGGGTGATGCGGACGGCGGAGTCGGTGGTGTTGACGCTCTGGCCGCCGGGACCGCTGGAGCGGTAGACGTCGATGCGCAGGTCCTTCGCCTCGATCTGGACGTCCACCTCCTCCGCTTCGGGCAGCACGGCCACGCTGGCCGCCGAGGTATGGATGCGCCCCTGGCTTTCCGTGGCGGGGACCCGCTGCACGCGATGCACGCCGCCCTCGTACTTCATGCGGCCATAGGCCTCCTCCCCCGTCAGGCCGAAGATGACCTCCTTGAGTCCGCCCATGCCGCCCTCGGAGGCCTCCAGCACTTCCACGCGCCAGCCCAGCTGCTCGGCCAGGCGCTGGTACATGCGCATGAGATCGGCGACGAAGAGGGCGGCCTCCTCGCCCCCGGTGCCGGCGCGCAGCTCGACGATGCAGTTGCGCGAGTCGGCCGGATCCCGGGGCACGATGAGCAGATTGAAGTCCTCGGCCAGGCGGGCCGCCTCAGCGCGCGACTCCTCCAGCTGGGCCTCGGCCATCTCGCGCAGCTCCGGGTCGCTTTCGCTGGCCAGGATCTCGCGGGCTTCACGGACCCGGCCATCGGCCAGCGCCCAGGACCGACCCGTCTCCAGGATCTGCGCCAGGCGCTTGTGTTCGCGGCTCAGCTCCCGCCAGCGCTTCTGGTCGGTCATCGTCTCGGGCCGGCCCAGTTCTTCGCTGATCTGATCATGCCGCGCCTGCAGGCGCTTCAATCGTTCATGCATGGGATCTCCCCGCGGGCTAGACGAAATCGATGCGGGAGTTGAGGCCGTCCATCGGAAGGTTGAGGGAGGCGCGGATGGCCACCACCGCCACCTCGATCTGCGGGGCATCCGGTTCCCGCGTGGTGAGGCGCTGGAACCACAGGCCGGGGGCGATGAGCAACTGGATCAGCCCATGCCCGCGCCCGCGGTTGGAAAGCTGGAGCAGTTCGAAGGAGACGCCGGCCACGAGCGGAATGATGGGCAGATGCACCAGGAGGCGGTGCAGGACGCTGGAGAAAGGGCCATAGGCCTGGATCCAGAGGGAATCGAACACGGCGTAGACCAGCACCGTGGCCAGGGCCACCACCAGCAGGAAGCTGGTGCCGCAGCGGGGGTGGAAGCGCGTGTGGCGCAGAGCCTCCTCCACGGTGACCTGGCGGGTCTCCTCCCAGGCGTAGATGGACTTG is a window encoding:
- the prfA gene encoding peptide chain release factor 1; protein product: MHERLKRLQARHDQISEELGRPETMTDQKRWRELSREHKRLAQILETGRSWALADGRVREAREILASESDPELREMAEAQLEESRAEAARLAEDFNLLIVPRDPADSRNCIVELRAGTGGEEAALFVADLMRMYQRLAEQLGWRVEVLEASEGGMGGLKEVIFGLTGEEAYGRMKYEGGVHRVQRVPATESQGRIHTSAASVAVLPEAEEVDVQIEAKDLRIDVYRSSGPGGQSVNTTDSAVRITHLPTGLVVTCQDEKSQHKNKDKALKVLRSRLYDARLAEEKARQDTERRSQVSTGDRSAKIRTYNFPQNRVTDHRINLTLYKLDRVMEGDLLELLDALRLADLKERLERPGPDAA
- the prmC gene encoding peptide chain release factor N(5)-glutamine methyltransferase, coding for MTAPPPDLGALLRLSRDWLAAKGVANAAREADELAARVLGCRRLDLYLQHDRPVGGAERERLRNLLRRRAAGEPLQYILGDQPFRRAELRVDSRVLIPRPETEELVELVLAHEAGRPGLRILDAGTGSGCVAISLAQELPDCRILAVDSSREALEVARGNAERNGVASRIEFRQLNLLQAWPGEGHDLLVSNPPYVSLPEQGSLAPELGHEPAEALFGGEDGLLFYRRFAGGLDRLLVPGGRFYLEMGESQGAALLELFTGRADSLEVGWDLSGRPRFLSGCRPT